One part of the Suncus etruscus isolate mSunEtr1 chromosome 2, mSunEtr1.pri.cur, whole genome shotgun sequence genome encodes these proteins:
- the ANKZF1 gene encoding ankyrin repeat and zinc finger domain-containing protein 1 codes for MSPAPAASQAPASVSLFDLNADAPILRGLSLVSHVPGEDLVQALRTSGPGSEERVNLERKPLEISDKLFCSTCDQHFQNHQEQREHYKLDWHRFNLKQRLKNKPLLSALDFEKQSSTGDLSSISGSEDSDSTSDEDKWMPAEEREERAEWAELVKPGRPRGFHPHQVLFQNAQGQFLSAYRCILGPQKAPLEEAELLLQNLKSWAPRSCVVLMAAAGHFAGAVFQGREVVTHKTFHRYTVRAKRGTAQGVRDARGGACRSAGANLRRYNEATLSQDVQDLLAGPVWAKALEEAETVLIRAPRSGRSLFFGGNGAPLQRRDPRLWDIPLTTRRPTFRELQRVLHKLTTLLIHGEDPRRSDPRRSPQTHRKAMSERKEDIKEESQVPSDGSTALECREGSAEPGSGSEGEDGCPVELELVELTLDTLGLRDFEVLPKRRRRRNKKKRSQDEEAVTRPLPQSPHKEHAVLQPAPAASQGPLSKATESPGQPERWALLLAACRAGEVGVLQLQLAASPMEPEVLALLSAPLGPGGFTLLHAAAAAGRSTVVRLLLEAGADPTIQDSQARPPYVVAVDKPTRNEFRRFMEKQPDAHDYNKAQVPGPLTPAMEARQAAKKREQKAARRQREDQQRQQREQEQREQEEQQRFAALSDREKRALAAERRLAAQMGAPCPEVPESIISNVQRCCSCGASLQGLVPFHYLDFSFCSTRCLRDHRDRAGAGKPTS; via the exons GCTCAGAAGAGAGAGTGAATCTAGAAAGAAAACCTCTGGAAATTTCTGACAAGTTATTTTGTTCAACCTGTGACCAGCACTTCCAGAACCACCAAGAACAA AGGGAACATTATAAGCTTGACTGGCATCGGTTCAACCTAAAGCAGCGTCTCAAGAACAAGCCTCTTCTGTCTGCTTTGGACTTCGAAAAACAGAGTTCTACAG GAGACCTTTCCAGCATCTCAGGGTCAGAAGACTCCGACTCAACCAGTGATGAGGACAAGTGGATGCCagctgaggagagagaagagagggctGAGTGGGCTGAACTTGTAAAGCCTGGCCGGCCCCGAGGCTTCCACCCGCATCAAGTTCTTTTCCAGAATGCCCAGGGCCAGTTCCTTTCTGCCTACCGCTGTATCCTGGGTCCTCAAAAG GCACCCCTAGAGGAAGCAGAGCTGCTTCTGCAGAACCTCAAGAGTTGGGCTCCCAGATCCTGTGTGGTGCTTATGGCAGCTGCTGGGCACTTCGCTGGTGCTGTTTTCCAAGG AAGAGAAGTGGTGACACACAAAACCTTTCATCGTTACACAGTACGGGCAAAGCGAGGCACAGCCCAGGGCGTGCGGGATGCCCGGGGTGGGGCTTGCCGCTCTGCTGGAGCCAATCTGAGGCGCTACAATGAAGCCACACTCTCACAG GATGTTCAGGACCTGTTGGCAGGACCAGTCTGGGCTAAGGCTCTGGAGGAGGCTGAGACAGTACTGATTCGAGCACCACGCTCAGGCCGGTCCTTGTTCTTCGGAGGAAATGGGGCACCCCTGCAAAGGAGGGATCCCCGACTTTGGGATATCCCCCTCACTACCCGCAGACCTACTTTCCGAGAGCTCCAGCGTGTACTCCACAAACTGACCACCTTGCTTATCCACG GAGAAGATCCAAGGCGGTCAGATCCGAGGCGGTCACCTCAGACCCACAGGAAGGCAATGAGTGAGAGGAAAGAGGATATCAAGGAAGAAAGCCAAGTCCCCAGTGATGGAAGCACAGCCCTGGAATGCAGGGAGGGCTCTGCTGAACCAG GCTCAGGATCAGAGGGAGAGGATGGCTGTCCAGTAGAGTTGGAGCTGGTCGAGCTGACTCTGGACACCCTGGGCCTTCGTGATTTTGAAGTGTTGCCCaagcggaggaggaggagaaataagaagaaaagaagccaAGATGAGGAGGCTGTGACACGGCCTCTGCCCCAGTCACCTCACAAAGAGCATGCTGTATTGCAGCCAGCTCCAGCAGCATCCCAGGGACCTCTATCAAAAGCCACTGAGAGCCCAGGCCAGCCAGAGCGCTGGGCCCTGCTCCTAGCTGCTTGCCGGGCTGGGGAAGTGGGAGTGTTGCAGCTCCAGCTGGCTGCCAGCCCCATGGAACCTGAAGTCCTGGCCCTGCTCAGcgcccccttgggccctggaggcTTTACCCTCCTGCATGCAGCAGCTGCAGCTGGGAGAAGCACTGTTGTCCGTCTGCTGCTGGAGGCTGGGGCTGACCCCACTATACA GGACTCCCAGGCCCGGCCACCATATGTGGTCGCAGTGGACAAGCCAACGCGAAATGAGTTTCGAAGGTTTATGGAGAAACAGCCAGATGCCCACGATTACAACAAGGCACAG GTGCCGGGACCACTGACCCCAGCCATGGAGGCAAGGCAGGCAGCAAAGAAGCGGGAACAGAAGGCAGCCCGCCGACAACGGGAGGATCAGCAGCGCCAACAGCGGGAGCAAGAGCAGCGGGAGCAAGAAGAGCAGCAGAGGTTTGCTGCCCTCAGTGACCGTGAGAAG AGAGCTCTAGCTGCCGAGCGCCGACTGGCTGCCCAGATGGGAGCCCCTTGCCCAGAGGTCCCTGAGTCCATAATCAGCAATGTCCA GCGCTGCTGCAGCTGTGGTGCCTCTCTCCAAGGCCTGGTGCCCTTTCATTACCTTGACTTTTCCTTCTGCTCTACACGCTGCCTCCGGGACCATCGTGATCGGGCAGGGGCAGGAAAACCCACATCCTGA
- the STK16 gene encoding serine/threonine-protein kinase 16 isoform X1, with amino-acid sequence MGHALCVCSRGTFVVDNKRYLFIQKLGEGGFSYVDLVEGFHDGHFYALKRILCHEQQDQEEAQREADMHRLFDHPNILHLVAYCVKERGAKLEAWLLLPFFKRGTLWNEIERLKDKGSFLPEDQILQLLMGICRGLEAIHTKGYAHRDLKPTNILLGEEGQPVLMDLGSMNQARIHVEGSRQALALQDWAAQRCTISYRAPELFSVQSHCVIDERTDIWSLGCVLYAMMYGEGPYDMVFQKGDSVALAVQNKINIPQSPSLFCPQALGSNAATADLNDDCGLPAATSHFSPPHSVGGPAAISTWPAHDPHLSKPVAMERMAAVL; translated from the exons ATGGGCCACGCGCTGTGTGTCTGCTCTCGGGGGACTTTCGTCGTGGACAACAAGCGCTACCTCTTCATCCAGAAACTGGGGGAGGG CGGGTTCAGTTATGTGGACCTTGTGGAGGGCTTCCATGATGGACACTTCTACGCCCTGAAGCGCATCCTGTGTCATGAGCAGCAGGACCAGGAAGAAGCCCAACGGGAAGCAGACATGCATCGCCTCTTTGATCATCCAAACATTCTTCACCTTGTGGCTTACTGTGTGAAGGAGAGGGGTGCAAAACTGGAGGCCTGGTTACTTCTCCCCTTCTTCAAG AGAGGGACGCTGTGGAATGAGATAGAAAGGCTGAAGGACAAAGGTAGCTTCTTGCCTGAAGATCAAATCCTCCAGCTGCTGATGGGTATCTGCAGAGGCCTTGAGGCCATTCACACCAAGGGCTATGCCCACAG GGACCTGAAACCCACCAATATCTTGCTCGGGGAGGAGGGACAGCCAGTTTTAATGGATCTGGGCTCCATGAATCAAGCTCGCATCCATGTGGAGGGCTCCCGCCAGGCTCTGGCCCTGCAG GACTGGGCTGCCCAGCGGTGCACTATCTCCTACCGGGCCCCTGAGCTCTTCTCCGTGCAGAGCCACTGTGTCATTGACGAGCGGACCGATATCTGG TCCTTAGGCTGTGTGCTCTATGCGATGATGTATGGTGAAGGGCCCTATGACATGGTGTTCCAGAAGGGGGACAGTGTGGCTCTCGCTGTACAGAACAAGATCAACATCCCACAGAGTCCCAG CCTCTTCTGTCCACAGGCACTCGGTAGCAATGCGGCAACTGCTGACCTCAATGATGACTGTGGACTTCCAGCAGCGACCTCACATTTCTCTCCTCCTCACTCAGTTGGAGGCCCTGCAGCCATCAGCACCTGGCCAGCACACGACCCACATCTAAGCAAGCCAGTGGCTATGGAGAGGATGGCAGCAGTGCTGTGA
- the GLB1L gene encoding beta-galactosidase-1-like protein, translating to MANLGNPRCALVAQQTPPWLSFPLLLLLLLLLTQADPGTRRSFVVDRDNDRFLLDGAPFRYVSGSLHYFRVPPVLWADRLNKMRMSGLNAIQFYVPWNYHEPERGVYNFEGSRDLIAFLTEASLANLYVILRPGPYICAEWEMGGLPAWLLQNPKIRLRTSDPLFLEAVDSWFKVLLPKIYPWLYHNGGNIISIQVENEYGSFGVCDTSYMKHLTGLFRTILGKEILLFTTDGPEGLQCGSLQELYTTVDFGPADNISKIFALLRKYEPRGPMVNSEYYTGWLDYWGQNHSVRPAPAVTKSLEKMLSLGASVNMYMFHGGTNFGYWNGADEKGRFLPITTSYDYDAPISEAGDPTPKLFAIRNVISKFQEIPLGPLPPPSPKMKFGPLTLRLIGDLLGFLDILCPQGPVHSILPLTFEAIKQDHGFVLYQTVLTVTIAELTEFWVPKNGIHDRAYVILDGVFQGVLERDMKNKLFLTGKVGTKLDIVVENMGRLSFGSNCSDFKGLLEPPVLGDLILTNWLMYPLNVDKLVKWWIPLQLKNKLNSRPLPSPSGPVFFSTTFSILSSGGDTFLYLPGWTKGQVWINGFNLGRYWTKRGPQETLYVPRPLLNQGVSNKIILLELENVPAKPQIQFLDTPILNSTSHKTFIYSLLTDTQSVPEPMELSGH from the exons ATGGCTAACTTGGGGAATCCTAGATGCGCCTTGGTGGCCCAGCAGACGCCACCCTGGCTGTCCTttccgctgctgctgctgctgctgttactGCTAACCCAG GCAGACCCAGGAACGCGAAGGTCGTTCGTCGTGGACCGAGACAATGACCGGTTTCTCCTGGACGGGGCCCCGTTCCGCTATGTTTCAGGCAGCTTGCATTACTTTCGAGTCCCGCCGGTACTCTGGGCAGACCGGCTCAACAAGATGCGTATGAGCGGTCTTAACGCCATCCAGTT TTATGTGCCCTGGAACTATCATGAGCCAGAGCGGGGGGTCTATAACTTTGAAGGCAGCCGGGATCTCATTGCTTTTTTGACGGAAGCATCTTTAGCAAATCTGTACGTCATCCTGAGACCCGGACCTTACATCTGTGCAGAATGGGAGATG GGTGGTCTTCCAGCCTGGTTGCTTCAAAATCCAAAAATTCGTCTAAGAACTTCTGATCCAC TTTTCCTGGAGGCTGTAGACTCCTGGTTCAAGGTGTTGCTGCCCAAGATCTATCCATGGCTCTACCACAATGGGGGCAACATTATCAGCATTCAG GTGGAGAATGAGTATGGCAGCTTCGGGGTCTGTGACACCAGCTACATGAAGCACCTGACCGGGCTCTTCCGGACCATCCTAGGCAAAGAGATCCTTCTCTTCACCACAGATGGGCCTGAAGGCCTCCAATGCGGTTCCCTCCAGGAGCTCTATACCACTGTGGATTTTGGCCCAG CTGACAATATATCCAAAATCTTTGCCTTGCTTCGGAAGTATGAACCCAGGGGTCCAATG GTGAACTCTGAGTACTACACAGGCTGGCTGGATTACTGGGGTCAGAACCACTCCGTTCGTCCTGCTCCTGCTGTCACAAAAAGCCTTGAGAAGATGCTCAGTCTGGGAGCCAGTGTGAACAT GTACATGTTCCATGGAGGCACCAACTTTGGCTACTGGAATG GTGCTGACGAAAAGGGCCGCTTCCTTCCCATCACCACCAGCTATGACTACGATGCACCGATCTCTGAAGCTGGGGACCCCACACCTAAGCTTTTTGCAATTCGGAATGTCATCAGCAAG TTCCAGGAAATTCCCTTGGGACCCTTACCTCCCCCCAGCCCCAAGATGAAGTTTGGGCCTTTGACTCTACGTTTG ATTGGAGACTTGCTGGGTTTCCTAGACATCCTGTGCCCCCAGGGGCCTGTCCATTCCATTTTGCCATTGACCTTTGAGGCTATCAAACAG GACCACGGCTTTGTGTTGTACCAGACAGTCCTGACTGTAACCATTGCTGAGCTGACAGAGTTCTGGGTGCCCAAAAACGGAATCCATGACCGTGCCTATGTGATACTAGATGGG GTGTTCCAGGGTGTTTTGGAAAGGGACATGAAAAACAAACTCTTTTTGACTGGGAAAGTGGGCACCAAGCTGGACATTGTGGTGGAGAACATGGGCAGGCTCAGCTTTGGGTCAAACTGCAGTGACTTTAAG GGTCTGTTAGAGCCGCCAGTCCTGGGCGACTTGATCCTGACCAACTGGCTGATGTACCCTCTGAATGTGGATAAGCTGGTCAAGTGGTGGATACCCCTTCAgttgaaaaataagttaaattcaCGTCCTCTCCCAAGTCCCTCTGGCCCTGTCTTCTTCTCCACAACATTTTCCATCCTCAGCTCAGGCGGGGATACCTTCCTCTATTTACCTGGATGGACCAAG GGCCAAGTCTGGATCAATGGGTTTAACTTGGGCCGCTACTGGACAAAACGGGGGCCACAAGAGACGCTCTATGTGCCTCGTCCCCTGCTGAACCAGGGGGTGAGCAACAAAATCATCTTGCTGGAGCTGGAGAATGTGCCCGCCAAGCCCCAAATCCAGTTCCTGGATACGCCCATTCTCAATAGCACCTCACATAAAACTTTCATCTATTCTCTCCTCACCGATACGCAAAGTGTCCCCGAACCCATGGAGTTAAGTGGTCACTGA
- the STK16 gene encoding serine/threonine-protein kinase 16 isoform X4, with the protein MGHALCVCSRGTFVVDNKRYLFIQKLGEGGFSYVDLVEGFHDGHFYALKRILCHEQQDQEEAQREADMHRLFDHPNILHLVAYCVKERGAKLEAWLLLPFFKRGTLWNEIERLKDKGSFLPEDQILQLLMGICRGLEAIHTKGYAHRDLKPTNILLGEEGQPVLMDLGSMNQARIHVEGSRQALALQSLGCVLYAMMYGEGPYDMVFQKGDSVALAVQNKINIPQSPRHSVAMRQLLTSMMTVDFQQRPHISLLLTQLEALQPSAPGQHTTHI; encoded by the exons ATGGGCCACGCGCTGTGTGTCTGCTCTCGGGGGACTTTCGTCGTGGACAACAAGCGCTACCTCTTCATCCAGAAACTGGGGGAGGG CGGGTTCAGTTATGTGGACCTTGTGGAGGGCTTCCATGATGGACACTTCTACGCCCTGAAGCGCATCCTGTGTCATGAGCAGCAGGACCAGGAAGAAGCCCAACGGGAAGCAGACATGCATCGCCTCTTTGATCATCCAAACATTCTTCACCTTGTGGCTTACTGTGTGAAGGAGAGGGGTGCAAAACTGGAGGCCTGGTTACTTCTCCCCTTCTTCAAG AGAGGGACGCTGTGGAATGAGATAGAAAGGCTGAAGGACAAAGGTAGCTTCTTGCCTGAAGATCAAATCCTCCAGCTGCTGATGGGTATCTGCAGAGGCCTTGAGGCCATTCACACCAAGGGCTATGCCCACAG GGACCTGAAACCCACCAATATCTTGCTCGGGGAGGAGGGACAGCCAGTTTTAATGGATCTGGGCTCCATGAATCAAGCTCGCATCCATGTGGAGGGCTCCCGCCAGGCTCTGGCCCTGCAG TCCTTAGGCTGTGTGCTCTATGCGATGATGTATGGTGAAGGGCCCTATGACATGGTGTTCCAGAAGGGGGACAGTGTGGCTCTCGCTGTACAGAACAAGATCAACATCCCACAGAGTCCCAG GCACTCGGTAGCAATGCGGCAACTGCTGACCTCAATGATGACTGTGGACTTCCAGCAGCGACCTCACATTTCTCTCCTCCTCACTCAGTTGGAGGCCCTGCAGCCATCAGCACCTGGCCAGCACACGACCCACATCTAA
- the STK16 gene encoding serine/threonine-protein kinase 16 isoform X2, with amino-acid sequence MGHALCVCSRGTFVVDNKRYLFIQKLGEGGFSYVDLVEGFHDGHFYALKRILCHEQQDQEEAQREADMHRLFDHPNILHLVAYCVKERGAKLEAWLLLPFFKRGTLWNEIERLKDKGSFLPEDQILQLLMGICRGLEAIHTKGYAHRDLKPTNILLGEEGQPVLMDLGSMNQARIHVEGSRQALALQDWAAQRCTISYRAPELFSVQSHCVIDERTDIWSLGCVLYAMMYGEGPYDMVFQKGDSVALAVQNKINIPQSPRHSVAMRQLLTSMMTVDFQQRPHISLLLTQLEALQPSAPGQHTTHI; translated from the exons ATGGGCCACGCGCTGTGTGTCTGCTCTCGGGGGACTTTCGTCGTGGACAACAAGCGCTACCTCTTCATCCAGAAACTGGGGGAGGG CGGGTTCAGTTATGTGGACCTTGTGGAGGGCTTCCATGATGGACACTTCTACGCCCTGAAGCGCATCCTGTGTCATGAGCAGCAGGACCAGGAAGAAGCCCAACGGGAAGCAGACATGCATCGCCTCTTTGATCATCCAAACATTCTTCACCTTGTGGCTTACTGTGTGAAGGAGAGGGGTGCAAAACTGGAGGCCTGGTTACTTCTCCCCTTCTTCAAG AGAGGGACGCTGTGGAATGAGATAGAAAGGCTGAAGGACAAAGGTAGCTTCTTGCCTGAAGATCAAATCCTCCAGCTGCTGATGGGTATCTGCAGAGGCCTTGAGGCCATTCACACCAAGGGCTATGCCCACAG GGACCTGAAACCCACCAATATCTTGCTCGGGGAGGAGGGACAGCCAGTTTTAATGGATCTGGGCTCCATGAATCAAGCTCGCATCCATGTGGAGGGCTCCCGCCAGGCTCTGGCCCTGCAG GACTGGGCTGCCCAGCGGTGCACTATCTCCTACCGGGCCCCTGAGCTCTTCTCCGTGCAGAGCCACTGTGTCATTGACGAGCGGACCGATATCTGG TCCTTAGGCTGTGTGCTCTATGCGATGATGTATGGTGAAGGGCCCTATGACATGGTGTTCCAGAAGGGGGACAGTGTGGCTCTCGCTGTACAGAACAAGATCAACATCCCACAGAGTCCCAG GCACTCGGTAGCAATGCGGCAACTGCTGACCTCAATGATGACTGTGGACTTCCAGCAGCGACCTCACATTTCTCTCCTCCTCACTCAGTTGGAGGCCCTGCAGCCATCAGCACCTGGCCAGCACACGACCCACATCTAA
- the STK16 gene encoding serine/threonine-protein kinase 16 isoform X3 yields MGHALCVCSRGTFVVDNKRYLFIQKLGEGGFSYVDLVEGFHDGHFYALKRILCHEQQDQEEAQREADMHRLFDHPNILHLVAYCVKERGAKLEAWLLLPFFKRGTLWNEIERLKDKGSFLPEDQILQLLMGICRGLEAIHTKGYAHRDLKPTNILLGEEGQPVLMDLGSMNQARIHVEGSRQALALQSLGCVLYAMMYGEGPYDMVFQKGDSVALAVQNKINIPQSPSLFCPQALGSNAATADLNDDCGLPAATSHFSPPHSVGGPAAISTWPAHDPHLSKPVAMERMAAVL; encoded by the exons ATGGGCCACGCGCTGTGTGTCTGCTCTCGGGGGACTTTCGTCGTGGACAACAAGCGCTACCTCTTCATCCAGAAACTGGGGGAGGG CGGGTTCAGTTATGTGGACCTTGTGGAGGGCTTCCATGATGGACACTTCTACGCCCTGAAGCGCATCCTGTGTCATGAGCAGCAGGACCAGGAAGAAGCCCAACGGGAAGCAGACATGCATCGCCTCTTTGATCATCCAAACATTCTTCACCTTGTGGCTTACTGTGTGAAGGAGAGGGGTGCAAAACTGGAGGCCTGGTTACTTCTCCCCTTCTTCAAG AGAGGGACGCTGTGGAATGAGATAGAAAGGCTGAAGGACAAAGGTAGCTTCTTGCCTGAAGATCAAATCCTCCAGCTGCTGATGGGTATCTGCAGAGGCCTTGAGGCCATTCACACCAAGGGCTATGCCCACAG GGACCTGAAACCCACCAATATCTTGCTCGGGGAGGAGGGACAGCCAGTTTTAATGGATCTGGGCTCCATGAATCAAGCTCGCATCCATGTGGAGGGCTCCCGCCAGGCTCTGGCCCTGCAG TCCTTAGGCTGTGTGCTCTATGCGATGATGTATGGTGAAGGGCCCTATGACATGGTGTTCCAGAAGGGGGACAGTGTGGCTCTCGCTGTACAGAACAAGATCAACATCCCACAGAGTCCCAG CCTCTTCTGTCCACAGGCACTCGGTAGCAATGCGGCAACTGCTGACCTCAATGATGACTGTGGACTTCCAGCAGCGACCTCACATTTCTCTCCTCCTCACTCAGTTGGAGGCCCTGCAGCCATCAGCACCTGGCCAGCACACGACCCACATCTAAGCAAGCCAGTGGCTATGGAGAGGATGGCAGCAGTGCTGTGA